catataaaacaaaaaaacaaacaatatacAGGCAAGACAAACacgtttaactctttccaatccaattttggattcagggtttcctagggggctttctctttctgccattatacagtggcgccatctgctggctagagctagtactgcagtatgtgacatgccccAAGAGaggccccaacaacagagcggccagtaatctacagtaagaataccctgctggacgtcttccaacatcggagctgtacagccttcaatcagaatgtcttcagacgtcagacagtggattggaaagacttTAGGCCAGTTTCGCACAAGTGTATTGTAACACGTCTGTAATATGGATCTGTAGTACGGACAAGCTACAGATCGTACTGCtactgtatgtcatcagtatttcatcatttaactttgtatttgtttttattggttttattttctactgggcaaatatggATTAGCCCAGAAGAAAATATTACCAGTGAATACAATTATGGAGGTAGATACAGCTGAAATAATGGTgacaatactgatgacatacggttgcgtctgtattttaatcactttccttttactacaaaaaaacaaagtcagcacttgcaacaaataaattaaatgggaAGGTGCAAGTAAACCATGTCTGTGACAAATACCGTAACaagaatacagatagtccccgacttgcgaacgtttGATTTACGAACTTTGCAAGTtatgaacaatctgtcctgcacagtatgatgtaatgctatggcattacatcatactgtgcagggaccggacaggcttctatccgGTCAGCCGtgtgcttgataggcactctgcataggcagccctggggccttattGCAGGACACTGTACGGGCCACCTGAACGTCGGataccggctgtttcttacagctggcacccggcggcagcagttccgacgaaccGCGCCGTTTGTCGGAACTAATAACACTTCAAAAACCACTCTGACAGctatatttaaagtgttaacagttcagtcGAGCGTCGGGGCTCgacggaactgctgccgccgggtgcccgctgtaagaacagccggtaCCCGaccttgtatggagcgggatccacccgcgatcccgctccatacaaacatttgttcggacttgcgaacaaatgtacttgcgaacaggttcctggaacggaacctgttcgcaagtagggaacCATCTGTAAATGCTTCACAATTGTTGTTTATACTAGCTGCATAaacaatgcaaggttcttagtacacaatttgatcaaaacgCGTAGGCACATCTGTTATGTCCAGGCAAACCATATTGGATGAGTTCCTAATGCTATACACATCTCTCTTTGGGAACAAAGCCTCCAAATGGACAGGCAAGCtataatataaattatataaaCCTGTCCCACAGTCAGCTGTCAATGGCAGATAACAGAGAGAGATAATGTCCTAGACCTTAAATACTGTTTCTTTCAGCAGTACATACATCAGCTCAAGACATTATTGTCCTTCCTGGTCTCCAGATGGGTGACTCTAAGAATTTCACCATCACTCAGAAATATGGAGAAGTAGACGCACAATAAAGGAGGGGAGCGAGCAGACAGAGGACATTCCCTCTAAGAGAAGCCAAGATGATGAGCTGGAAGCTGTCTCTGCTGTTCTTCTCTGCGGTCACATTACACGGCTGTCTCTCTGGTACTGCAGAGCCTGAGGACCAGGATGAAAACTTTATAAGAGAGATCGTCACCCTCTACAACCAGATGGAAGGGGTCACATACTTATATAAGTCCTTGGACCagctcccctctgttccactGCAGGTAAAGCACATAGCAAGGGATTGTACCCAGAATGCATTTCATTTAAAAGGTATAACGTATATTAGATAACTGCATATAGAAGCTTTATTTatgctccattcacatccaaagcAAATCTGCTGTTTGCTGCTGGGAAGTCATTAGAAAGCTGAACTCTGGGTGCAGAATTACTGTATTACCCGAGCTCTGAAAATGTACTCCTATCTGGTAACAGGATACCCGAAGaagtgtgaatacagctctgaatgtgactggagtagaagacacAAAATTAattagtagacatgataatttaTAAGGTTCAGTGATATTTATTCTACATTTGCAATAACTGAATTGTCGTCCTATGAAAGCTACAGATGAAACAGTAAATGGATAATTATGTGTGAAGAATATAATACATTGTAATTGGAAGCTCTTGAGGCTTCGGTGTTCTCTTCACCAGGTAAAGTGTATTACTATGGcaggattcacatgggcgtatgtgtttttacgtttgCCCACATTTGTGCGCCTATTAAGATGGCAcaggcccggcgcatatatgccgggCCCGCAATGCcgggctctgctaagctgtctcccccttccgtCCCCCTCGCTGGCTTTCTGCAAaggaaggaggtgggatggggcgggagctactgTGCTCAGCtccttctccgccccttgtcgcagtcagcaatgggagggggcaggatggggtgggagcttagcaaccagctcccgcctctcccattgcaaacagccggcaaggggcggagaggaggagggaaatgggtgggagcttagcagtcatgctgctaaactccctccaccctcccttctccggcagctgtcataggcttccataggagtctatgtagcCGCCGGCGGTGTAAAAGCCTGACcaaaatgcgctatcttggccggccaggcAATTTaacgctgcgggaatacgcccatgtgaactgatgcattgtaaaccaatgcatcagaggggcaacgtatatcggctggccgtgaaagcgcagcagatatacgctcgtgtgaatccaggctaatggtgcgtgtgtgtgtgccgtACATAGCTGGGCACAAAACTGTGCACCcaagtacgtgcacaaacactcgTGAATAAaagtctgtgcagcattgctttcaatggggcaacggctgctgccagcaccctcattgaacgcaataggatgccggagacccctgcagtgattttcagggaaggtcttgaaatataagccctttcctgaaaatcacccatggtttgtgtaaaaactaacaaatatatatatatatatatatatatatatacactcacctctccgccgctgccgtgtaaatattccccacaggagtccccttgtcactgaacaatgtggcagcactgtcacagtgttcagtgacaaggggactccccgcagggagtaaagattTCCCtgtcgcagctgtcacagctgtgggagaggatcgcgatgttctcccattgcttttaatgggatcggcacttctgcagtcccattgaaagcaatgggattccggcaagccctgcagggattcaATAAATGCCCAAAAGctacctgtgattagctgagtgctgtgagcaatcacaggcagcacttagctgtcattcaataaatggctgagtgctgcctgtgattggctgagcgctcagccaatcagatacagccctttcagctggtggggattttaaatccctgcctgctgaaacagaatcagagcagtgcagggagaagacaggctgaatgcgcctgagccctggcagctaagGAGAGGtgaggatatattttttttatatttaaagcccttccccgaaaatctctgcagggcttgccggcagcccatggctttcaatgggactgcagaagtgccggtctcattgaaagcaatgggagaacattgtgatcctctgccacagctgtcacagctgtggcaggggatcctTTACTCCCcgaggagatgaagaaatcctctgccacagctgggcaGTCCCCTTATCGCTtagcactgtgacagtgctgtcacagtgttcagtgacaaggcgactccccgctggggaatattgacgcggaccacggacctatggtgcacgcatgtcctatgttttgcaggtatttccatttgcacgcctgtaaaacacggacatgtgaacacaccatagggaagcaatggttctaataggctcGTTTTtgtgtacacacataaacacgctcgtgtgaatccacgcTAACAATGTATATAAACGTGAAGCCGATAATTTATATGTTTATCCCTCTCCTAATGACAGGGGGATGAAAACGACAAAGGCTACATCATTAAAGAGACGGAGTGCCTGAAATCTGGGAATCCTGATTTATCTCAATGTGATTTCAAGCCAGACGGAGTAAGTACCGACACACTGCAGCAAATGTGCATCATAAATACAAAAcaatcatagttttttttttaattagataaTTTTATTTTGAAATTACACTTTCCAATACAATTACCTCTTAATTTCTACACACAGAAGCATAATATACATGGAACATAgcgttactcccccccccccccccccacacacacacacgatacaatcaatcataactatatttaagcaaaccataatctcccccccccccccccccccaataaaatatatatatttaaacacATACAAAAGGGAAGAAGATAGAAACTAACTCTTCTCCACCTGCTTACCTCTCTCCCACACCCCCTCCGAATCCCATCAATGTTTCTACAATACCTCGATGCAACGAGTAATGCGAGTTGGAAAAAAAAGCGTGAAGCTAGGTCCTGCCTGTAGTTTTTCTACGTCCTATCTTTTTCTTACACGTGGTATTAACGCGCGAGAATCACGATAGTGAaagtgaaaccattgatttcaatagtttcgctTTTTCctattatgcggccatgattttcacagccgcataactAGACTAAAGCagacccatgtgtttaagccctaaaccaCAATGATTGGGGCAGCAAGGGGGACTTTGTCTAATGCTACAATGTGTCTTCCTGTTAGTTAGACCAAATGAACAGTGTTGCATTAGGATCCGCCCCTCCCATGACTCCACCCCTTCCAGTCTACAGCTGCATTCAACTCATCCTTGTTACATTCTAGGATGGGTTTCTCCCAGGCTGCATGGACAGCGTCCATTGtattcctggagaaccccttacACTGTATTCACATTAGCATATCCGATTTTGGGAcattaaaaaacaacaactttcatCCATGTGTATGTTCATATTGCAGGTGTTGCTTTTTGCTTCTCCGTTTCATCCGCTTTtttcactctaaggcctcatgtccacgggcaaaagatgattttaagtgaattttaaaaaatctggagcatgaaaaaaaatgaacatgctccatttaggtgcgggtcttccGCgcagacggctcctgcaggcttctattgaagcctatggaagccgtccggatccgcgggagacctaaaatctgaatatactcacctgctccagatcttcccttcagaaaaaaaatcaaatcttgaAGGGTAAAGAAAATTTGATTTGTTGTGAATTATGTGTTTCGAGGACTTTAATGCCTCTGGGTGATCACTTGGCTTTTGTAGTTTTTGGGTGGTTCTGATCAATGCTTTGCAGGCTGTCGGGCCAATAGGGCGCAGTAGAAGATAGTGACTATGGTGGTATTTGAGTCAGTCTCAATGTATGGTACTCCTTATATTCAGCCCTCTTGTAGTTGGGCCCAAGCGATAAAtggtcctgtgctttcacacaggagcgatcatctctcagtgaatggagatggagtggGCCAGGAAGcctcccgcccgcctccattcaacaggcagtcgttcatagatgagcaactgcctgtttacacaggcagctTGGCGTATGATTTATATGCCTGCACAATAGTCGCTCATCACTCATGTTGTGtagccatttacactgaacggttatcGCTCCCTTTTACCTTCTGTGTCACGTATGGATTGTGTGATATCATCATTCATCTTCATGTGATGAGTCATTTATATGTGGACTCAGGTTATGAGATGATTATTATCGGTTTCTCATTTCAGTAGATGATAAATAATTCATGTCTCTGGATTTTGCAGGATGTGAAAATGTGTGCTCAAGATGTGGATGATGACATAATGTGCGTCAGAGTGCCCAAGGTAAGACAAGTATAAAACGAGATTTCTTCACTTTCTGTATTGTAGGGCAATTCTACTCTTTGGGTGGAGAAGTATACAATGTATCAGCTGCTGAGAAGTTTTAACACTACAGAGAGGCTTCTCCCTTTTTTATGACCCCCATTCTTTATAGTGCTCATGTTGGTGAAGCCTTTAAGATGGATCTGGATTCCTAGTTACTTCCTGACAACCCTGTGGCTACTGGTCATCTAGAAAGTCCTGTCTTCTGTTTAGAATTTCTCTAAGATGTGTCTTCATAAATTCTCAGGTTGTCTTCATTTATCTCCTTGTCATTCATCCTTTTCCCCTTATCTCCAGTGACGTATCTAGAGGGGTGCAGAAGT
This genomic window from Eleutherodactylus coqui strain aEleCoq1 chromosome 12, aEleCoq1.hap1, whole genome shotgun sequence contains:
- the LOC136586768 gene encoding cathelicidin-6-like, with amino-acid sequence MMSWKLSLLFFSAVTLHGCLSGTAEPEDQDENFIREIVTLYNQMEGVTYLYKSLDQLPSVPLQGDENDKGYIIKETECLKSGNPDLSQCDFKPDGDVKMCAQDVDDDIMCVRVPKEARLKRSLKKCKKLACKLLRGAGSVIGTVVHAKFGRG